One window of the Anomalospiza imberbis isolate Cuckoo-Finch-1a 21T00152 chromosome 12, ASM3175350v1, whole genome shotgun sequence genome contains the following:
- the MEAK7 gene encoding MTOR-associated protein MEAK7 isoform X2, whose protein sequence is MGNAESNAYQNHLSRFLPEEQSDIDGLFDTLSGSSGSAGAKNAKAAKKTVTLAALQAHTREPLPQPMTARLYNGMKSIDLPGKSSGLSEQIAKEQFVIFMSNLLKGNADEKISIIMRMIDKTGGPLKGKHIQEFTEDLITSVVHVLSYRKELKGWSLENTRDSSSGVKALASELLSELKLPDGTKPVGSQLLETNFDQSVIEDWVYRVPQISVFLSVVIRQGLHVLHSLPDQTNDILNLVPHCKGIKGRGVVSLFDIPAIIYINSHLPAEMQHKWQLLFSSRLHGESFSQLCAHIVNKGPCIVIIRDLDGFLFGGFASHSWEVKPQFQGDNRCFLFSVFPTLAVYTYTGYNEHYMYLNHGQQTMPNGLGMGGQHGYFGLWIDSDYGKGHSKAKPRCTTYNSPQLSAKEDFTLDAMEVWAVGDTPESAGRKGKKSILDVDPQAQALLEMAGKSRQSEGLREPMEEEEGDDDEN, encoded by the exons ATGGGGAATGCTGAAAGCAATGCCTATCAGAATCACCTTTCCAGATTTCTTCCTGAGGAGCAGTCTGACATTGATGGACTATTTGATACCTTATCAGGATCCAGTGGCTCAGCTGGAGCAAAAAATGCCAAAGCTGCAAAGAAAACTGTGACTCTGGCAGCACTACAG GCACACACCCGGGAGCCTCTGCCACAGCCAATGACTGCTCGTTTGTACAATGGAATGAAAAGCATTGACCTGCCTGGCAAATCATCCGGGCTCAGTGAACAGATTGCTAAGGAGCAATTTGTAATTTTTATGTCAAATCTCTTAAAAGGGAATGCAGATGAGAAGATTAGCATAATAATGAGAATGATCGACAAGACGGGAGGGCCTCTGAAGGGCAAACACATCCAAGAG TTCACAGAAGATCTGATCACATCTGTAGTCCATGTACTGAGCTACAGGAAGGAGCTGAAAGGTTGGAGTTTGGAGAACACAAGGGATTCCTCAAGTGGAGTCAAAGCTTTGGCTTCTGAGCTGCTCTCGGAATTGAAACTTCCAG ATGGTACAAAACCTGTGGGTTCtcagctcctggagacaaatttTGACCAAAGTGTCATTGAGGATTGGGTGTACCGAGTTCCCCAGATCTCAGTTTTCCTCAGTGTTGTCATCAGGCAAGGCCTCCACGTCCTGCATTCCCTCCCAGACCAAACCAACGACATCCTCAACCTGGTTCCTCACTGCAAAGGCATCAAAGGAAGAGGAGTTGTCAGCCTCTTTGACATCCCAGCCATCATCTACATCAACTCCCACCTGCCTGCAGAGATGCAGCACAAGTGgcagcttttattttcctccagGCTCCATGGGGAaagcttctcacagctgtgtgCCCACATAGTGAACAAAGGCCCTTGCATAGTGATCATCAGGGACTTGGATGGTTTCCTCTTCGGTGGGTTTGCATCTCACTCCTGGGAGGTGAAGCCACAGTTTCAAG GTGACAACAGatgctttctgttttctgttttccccaCTCTGGCTGTATACACATACACAGGGTACAATGAGCACTACATGTATTTAAACCATGGCCAGCAGACTATGCCAAATGGACTT GGTATGGGTGGGCAGCATGGCTACTTTGGGCTCTGGATAGACAGTGACTACGGCAAGGGCCACAGCAAAGCCAAACCTCGCTGCACCACCTACAACAGCCCCCAGCTGTCAGCCAAGGAGGATTTTACACTGGATGCCATGGAAGTTTGGGCAGTGGGAGACACCCCTGAGAGTGCAGGG agAAAAGGTAAGAAGAGTATCCTGGATGTGGATCCTCAGGCTCAGGCCTTGCTGGAAATGGCTGGGAAAAGCCGTCAGAGCGAAGGTCTGCGGGAGCCcatggaagaggaagaaggtgaTGATGATGAGAACTAA
- the MEAK7 gene encoding MTOR-associated protein MEAK7 isoform X1 translates to MTARLYNGMKSIDLPGKSSGLSEQIAKEQFVIFMSNLLKGNADEKISIIMRMIDKTGGPLKGKHIQEFTEDLITSVVHVLSYRKELKGWSLENTRDSSSGVKALASELLSELKLPDGTKPVGSQLLETNFDQSVIEDWVYRVPQISVFLSVVIRQGLHVLHSLPDQTNDILNLVPHCKGIKGRGVVSLFDIPAIIYINSHLPAEMQHKWQLLFSSRLHGESFSQLCAHIVNKGPCIVIIRDLDGFLFGGFASHSWEVKPQFQGDNRCFLFSVFPTLAVYTYTGYNEHYMYLNHGQQTMPNGLGMGGQHGYFGLWIDSDYGKGHSKAKPRCTTYNSPQLSAKEDFTLDAMEVWAVGDTPESAGRKGKKSILDVDPQAQALLEMAGKSRQSEGLREPMEEEEGDDDEN, encoded by the exons ATGACTGCTCGTTTGTACAATGGAATGAAAAGCATTGACCTGCCTGGCAAATCATCCGGGCTCAGTGAACAGATTGCTAAGGAGCAATTTGTAATTTTTATGTCAAATCTCTTAAAAGGGAATGCAGATGAGAAGATTAGCATAATAATGAGAATGATCGACAAGACGGGAGGGCCTCTGAAGGGCAAACACATCCAAGAG TTCACAGAAGATCTGATCACATCTGTAGTCCATGTACTGAGCTACAGGAAGGAGCTGAAAGGTTGGAGTTTGGAGAACACAAGGGATTCCTCAAGTGGAGTCAAAGCTTTGGCTTCTGAGCTGCTCTCGGAATTGAAACTTCCAG ATGGTACAAAACCTGTGGGTTCtcagctcctggagacaaatttTGACCAAAGTGTCATTGAGGATTGGGTGTACCGAGTTCCCCAGATCTCAGTTTTCCTCAGTGTTGTCATCAGGCAAGGCCTCCACGTCCTGCATTCCCTCCCAGACCAAACCAACGACATCCTCAACCTGGTTCCTCACTGCAAAGGCATCAAAGGAAGAGGAGTTGTCAGCCTCTTTGACATCCCAGCCATCATCTACATCAACTCCCACCTGCCTGCAGAGATGCAGCACAAGTGgcagcttttattttcctccagGCTCCATGGGGAaagcttctcacagctgtgtgCCCACATAGTGAACAAAGGCCCTTGCATAGTGATCATCAGGGACTTGGATGGTTTCCTCTTCGGTGGGTTTGCATCTCACTCCTGGGAGGTGAAGCCACAGTTTCAAG GTGACAACAGatgctttctgttttctgttttccccaCTCTGGCTGTATACACATACACAGGGTACAATGAGCACTACATGTATTTAAACCATGGCCAGCAGACTATGCCAAATGGACTT GGTATGGGTGGGCAGCATGGCTACTTTGGGCTCTGGATAGACAGTGACTACGGCAAGGGCCACAGCAAAGCCAAACCTCGCTGCACCACCTACAACAGCCCCCAGCTGTCAGCCAAGGAGGATTTTACACTGGATGCCATGGAAGTTTGGGCAGTGGGAGACACCCCTGAGAGTGCAGGG agAAAAGGTAAGAAGAGTATCCTGGATGTGGATCCTCAGGCTCAGGCCTTGCTGGAAATGGCTGGGAAAAGCCGTCAGAGCGAAGGTCTGCGGGAGCCcatggaagaggaagaaggtgaTGATGATGAGAACTAA